AGGGCCTTCGAGGAAGAGATTCTTAGGTGAAATATGTTCTCGACCCGAAGCAGCACAAAGAGATCCAGCTACTGTTGCGGCCATCACTGCCGGGATTCTAAGTGGTGCAAATATTGTGAGAGTACACAATGTTGGATATAATTGTGATGCTGTCAAGCTCTGTGATGCAATGCTGCATAGAAGAAAATTTCCATGAAATCATTTGTTTGGTCTCTTTAAACCCCCACGCCTCCAATTGTATGTGTGTTTTGAGGCAGACCTAAAGCGGGGTGAGAAACTCTTCAAAATCAACTTTGGTGTCGGTCACTCATTTCATTTACCATGAGATAGATTCTAAAGTTACAAATTTTTCGTCGCATCGGATACCACACCtctatttgatttattgaatcATTGGATCCATTCCTTTTGGGATGTCTTGAACGAAGAAACTTGAGAAAGAACCAACCATGATAATGTCTAGCTAAGAAGTCCAAGAAAGATGGTTGCCTTTGTATTGTTTTGTTAGTTTCTTTTTGGCAATCAAGCAAGCCTTGATACTGTTAGATACGGTTGATTCGTGGGATGCATGAATGATGAGATGATAATTGGATAATATAACTATTTTTTTACTTCAATTATTTCGAAATTTGAGCTAAACACGAGATGATGCAAGGATGATAATATATCATCATGTCCACCAAACAATGTCTTATAGACTTCACCTTTGATGAATTGTAAATTTGAGGAAATACACATTTTGTTTGATACTTGTAGGCCTAATATAATTGCCTTCTGAACAATAGTGCACAAGACATAATATACAAATTGTATACTCACATTCaaaaaagagtaggtctcttgtgatacggtcttacgaatctttatctgtgagacggttcaaccttaccgatattcgtaataaaaagtaatgcttttagcataaaaaataatactttttcatggatgacccaaataagagatccgtctcacaaaatacgacgaTCGtattacacaagtttttgtcattaaaAAAGTTCATGTTCATTCTAATCCAAGGTTCAATAGATAGATAAGAAACAGGGAAATTATgccattttaaattttgatagaGGGGCTTTTTGAAAGCGTTGAAAAACCAGAACTTTGAATATGTATAGCCTATTATCTTAGAAGTGCAATTTGAGTGGAAGATGTCAAAGCATGATGCCGAGGCCATCTCCAAACATTGCACTACATTTTGTGCTATATccttacataaaaatcatatcagaCTCATTTGTACTACAATAAAATATTCTCTTTTGTttcaatattaattatttttttatgaccgAGAAAGTTTTGAAAtcttgtatttgttgtttgtcGCCcgtaatttttactttttttaatgCCCTAGTATTTTAGTTTTGAGTTTTTGTTaaatttatatgtttttatatttaaataatttcaattcaaagtattaaaatttttataatcaatatttaaaatttttcaagaaaatcaatctaatatttatttaaaattttaaaaataaaaaatattatttaattaaaatataaaaaaataaaattgaacaaaaatattttttaaaaaaatttgtggcACAGCTACATAACTAGCTCACATGTGGATCAGTTTCTAGTGTTGCTCCAATCAAGCTTTAAAAATAGTGCTGGATTGGAGCAACGATCATAACACATGATTGGAGATGCTCTAAGTAATATAGTGTAGGGTTTTGCATGTCATTTTTTTTCATCAAACAAACAATATGACAAAAACTAGGTGTGTCAAAATAGGATTCGACCTGCCAACCTGATCTGGTTCGGTCCGGAAAAATCACGTATGTGTTGGGTTTTTTTTGGGTTCAGATCGAGTTGAACTCGATATCTGATCCAAAGAGTAACCGGGTTCGATTTAGCCAGGTTGACCAAAAAATTGTAAATCtttttcaaaacatataattaataaatattttctacatttttatatattgtatgtttgaaaaaaatattgtatatttaaatcataaattttcatcatttaatatttattttataaacaactgatttagtaaatatacttctaattttttacgATCaagtttcaaatttaaatcatatataagggaggttttgttattatgtgttagaattattttttttaattttttatttaattattattttataaaaaatcaaaatcaggtTGAGTCGGGTCAATCGAGTTGAGTCGAGTTAGTCGGATTCACATTCGGTTTTAGGAGTTTTCAGGTTGGTTCAAGTTCGGGTCGAtcagttttttaaaattatcatgTATCAACTCAACCCGAACCAACTCAAATTGACTCCCTTACAAAAAATCAAGCGAACGTAACAAATtgtcaatttaataaaattgtgaaaacattaaaattattattctaaatttaaaatttaggcTGAAGTATGAGGATTTATTCGATCCCACACTTGGGCATTACGCTGAATGTTCATCCAATGATTTAGTATGAGCCACTTCTGATTTTTAACGTTGTCCAATACGAAAAATCATTTCAATCATTTCATATGTAGCTCATTGTATACAAtgagtaggtctattgtgagacggtctcacgaatctttatctgtgagacgggtcaatcctaccgatattcacaataaaaagtaatactcttagtataaaaaataatacttcttcatagatgacccaaataagagatccgtctcacaaaatacgacccgtgaaaccgtctcacacaagtttttgccgtaTACAATTGTACGATGACTAAAGGGTACGATTTAACCAATCGAGTATGATTTTGAACACCAGACTATTTCCCTATGGATATGATCGAACCAATAGAGAATGAGTTCGAAAAACCAGACTGGAAGTGGCCCGTTTTTGCATATTTTGCTGGAATAATTAATTCTGTTTCTACCAAGAAATAATCTCATCTAGGATTTTGCCATTTTTTTCATATCTTGCTGGAATAAATCCCTTGAAAAGTGGCATTCAAACACGTAAAATAGGAGACAATTTTCCAAAATTATGTACTACATAGCCTCACACCACTCAGAATACCTAGGTTTCTCACATAAGTTTCAAAATCTATCTTCCAAAAAACAAAGAgaaggtttcttgtgagacggtctcacgaatctttatccgtgagacgggtcaaccctaccgatattcacaataaaaagtaatactcttagcataaaaaataatactttttcatggatgatttaaataagagacccgtctcacaaattacGACCcgtgtgagaccgtttcacacaagtttttgccaaaaagaAAAGTTACGTAACACACACATCGGATGTTGCTTAGTTTACATCTTAAGTTCTAAAATATGCTTCGACTATTTCAAACGAGACGTCGGAAGATATCATGTTTGAATTTTAAGACAATATTTAGCAAATGTAGAGAACAATTGTCTTCTCTATTACTTTTCTATTTGTTATGTTCAGGATTaatgtcttcttcttctttccttttttttttaaaaaagaatcaTTTCACTTTTATgttagtaaaaataaaaataaaatactttttATGATCATTTCTATATCCAAGCTGACCACTCTAATCTAACTTTCTCATTTACCAAACATAATGAATTTATTATTGAAGAAAAATAATCAACACACAAGTCATGCTCCAGTAGCTTACCAAACAGGTCAAATCATGTGCCAAATTCCTACAACTACACAACTAAACTCATTCATTAAAGATAACTTTTAATATTCAAGATAGTGCACACCTTAAACTTTATGACTAATAAAGTCACACTCATGAATAAAAGTAACACAACTTCATCAAAGAATATTATCTCACACTTtaatcaattttttaataatcccACTTGAAGTTAGTTCAAAGAGATTGTCTCTCTTAGGGAACATGCCAAATCaaggaaaataataataataataatgtacaAACATGAATAGGATCATAACACAAAAGATGCTGAAGAATTTATGATGTTAATAAAATTCAATGACACCTGACTttcgaatgtcagaagaatagCCGCTTGATTCCGGCGCATTGCCGCATTGGTCCTGTTCAAGTGGTCGCAGTGTGGCGGAAGTGACCGTTTTTGAGATTCACTTGGGTCGAATATCTCTGATGTTCTACTCTTTGCAGATGAAATGACAATTGAAGTAAATCAACAGTGTTTGCACCTTCAGGAGCTTTTGATTCTTGCATAAGTATATCTTGTCGAGTATCTAAACCGATAGAGACACGAGCATCCAGAACCCCAGGGAAAATTTCTTGGTCAACTCCATTAGATGACTTGAAAACACTGGATGTAAAACTCTTTAATGTGCTATTGCTGAAGGATTCAGCCGAATCCTTGTTAATATGAAGGGttgaatgttgattatctaggaAAATTCGAGGATGATTCACGGATACGTCTGCTGAATTGCTCGATAAGTTCTGTGATTGAGATGACAGAAGAGAGAGAGCGCTGCTGGAGTTTGACTCCGCAGATACTTCTTGAACTGAGAATGGCACATTCTTATGGAGAAGAGAGTTTGCAAGTGGAAGATCAAATTTGTGGTTCATAGGCTCACTACCAAAGAAGCCAACTTGAAGGAAATTTGGAAAAAGAAATGGTTTTCTTGATAAATCCGTTGCAAGATACGAAGAACCTGCATAACAAACAACTAAGACCAACACTCCTTACATAGAAAGATTATAAATTTTGAGACTccgatttttactttttctacTTCCAAAAAACACAATTAACCACAAAAATGAATAAGAATCTGTATTTAAAGAGTGACACAGGGCCATAACCGTGGTCATAAGAGCACAAGATATTGTACGACCAGGTCTACTCGCATCATTTCCTATCAATAGTAAATGCTTACTCGAGCCCTTTAATGTGTACTTGTTTAATTTCCTATCATTAGCAAATGTCTACTCATATCCTTTATTTGCAAAGCTACCAGTCACAAATTGATTCGttaaacaaaattttgattATACCGGACGGCTTTGATTATTTTCATGCATATTAACCTCTAGAACATATATTAACCTCCCCTATTTCTTTCCTGTTGAAATATACGGATTACTACATGATGATTTTTGAATGTTTAGAACGTAGAAAGAAATAGATAGAAAAGTATAAACGTGCAGCATACCCAAGTGAGAGTCCAATTGAGGCTTTCGCCGACGTTCATTGTGTCCTGCGAGGCGTTTGCGACAACTGCGTTTACCTTCATCAAACTCTCGAAGCAAATGAAACCTGAAAATTCAAATGTTACTTCAGATTCTACAAGAAAAATCTGGGATCAACTTGTCACAGTCAGAAAGAAAAGGTGTATTTAGCATCAAAGTTTGAGCTAAACAAAAGAGAGAAGAGTCTCCACCTACTGCATTGCTGACAAAATCTCTGCTGGATACCATCAACAATAACAACAGAAGATTTCGAGTGAAAATCACAAACTTTGTGCCTTTTGTGGTAATCCTTTGAAGAACTCAAATCCTTGTTACACTCGAGAACTTGGCAAACGGGAATCAGAGATAGTGAATTTGATGTACGAGCTCGTTTCGCAGACACCGAATGCTCCAGAGAGCACAACACGGTGTTTTCAACATCAAATTGATAAGTGTTTCTATCTTTTCGAGCACCCACATTGTCATTCATAAAACTTGCAAGTACCAAGTTTTGATTATCGGCTTTCGTAGCAGAAGTTGAGAATCTGGAGCCGAATCCCCCGAAAGAAGTCAATGTGTTGGTAGAAGTAGACACAAAGGATTTGGTAGTACTATCATCTGTAAAATATCCTAAATTTTCTACACTTTCGTCACTAAGATCTAATTTTCTCATGATGTCAGGCAAAATAGGTTTGACAAATTCCATGCTCTCAGCTCTATTCCTAACCGGAATACAAAGAGGTTCAGTGCTCCATCTTTTTAACCGATTTCCACTCCTCACACGAGCATCGTCAATCTGCACAACGTGCAGGCCCTTCACCTCAATACCATAGCTTAACGAGGTTTTTTAAGCTATGAAGCAGTTTTTTATGATGCCTGAATGAATAAAAAAGCCCAATGCCGAGCTTAACCCTGGAGACGATGATTACTTTCTGGACACCAGTAAAAAACATGAAATGAATGCCTTCACATCAGATACTTATCCTTATTTTACGAAAACAATGGACGATATATATGACATGATAATTCAAGAAAATCTTATTATTTTAATTCCCACCTACAAAAACTGATAACAAACACATCAGCGGAAAAAAATTCCAAGTTTCATACTCCCAATATATTAATTCTCCTCTTCCAAGCCTCTCATATTAACACCAAGGAGCTCTAATTCCCAAATCCCTACTCAACAAGTTCAATCTTTTCTCTACACTCTGACAGATCCCAACCCAACCCCAAATCAAGAAAGTCAAGTTGCTACAAGCACCCCAAGAAATCATTTAGGCAGCTCTTGATTTATGTAATCTTTATCTTTTCCTCTCATCGAACAACCAGATTTTTCCCACCTCAAACTGCAAATAAACTTGTTCAAACTATCAGGAAGAACCTTGCGCTTGCATCAGAAAACCAACAAAAGCAATAGTAAGATTTTCCCCTAGagaaaattgataaaaaaaaagctataaaacaaacaTAAAAATGGCAAGTTACAGCCAAAGATCGAATCTTGAAAGGTAAATAACGACTTATAACTGGGAATAAACCAGAAAAAAACTAGTGTGTAATTGTGTAAATGTGTCAGATTGGATCATAAGCGATGAAAAAGACGAAGGCGGAGAGTCTTCAAAGCTTACCTCAGAGCTGGGAAGAGATGGAAGAAAGAGAGTGGCACGATCAGGTAATATACAGTGAAATCATTTACTtaggaaaaatatattttcgttgaaaaataatatttaaaatgtgtgttgaatatttgaatgttgaaaataagagttgtaaatattgaaaattagtgtgtgatgatgtaggttgATGAATTTATTTCTATAATTAGATCTCTCGAAAATCACAagtgagtagagagaaaaattttataaagtgtgtagtttgataaattttgagagtttgagatttttattttttaccataaatttttactttttcacaacacgttatcaccatgaagctctaaaagtcctccatatttttccaagctccaaaacagaagaaaaaggtaacaaaagtaataatatttattttactgtttatttattattatgtatctatttaatatataatataatgttattcagaaataataaaaataaatttttcaaaaacttgttataaatcctgggaggatgttaagacgacatcccacactcccagtaagggatacgacaagtataaaatcctataaggtttttaaacaaaataagtTGTGACACtgcattataataatgtgatatgatatacataattatttaaacatgactaatattatatacatcatattattaccataaaattatacaaatacatacatttatttttttgtacaccaacggtcataaacggtaacaaaacggctagtttttgccctataaatatgatctcacaaacacactcaatcactccaactttctatTCTTCTCTAaacaattattcttcatcaaattttcgaagaaaaaagaagatgactttctcaaggttatttttaattattttggttatcatactcacgagtcttgtatttatcggagaatatcttCCTCGTGTGTTGtctttatttttacgaatgcttgtacttgttgtttttccattactttgtattgcaatattcattaactaataaaatgtatcgtaatttttttagtaccaccatgtcaaacttgacaaagctcgaatttattgctcttgatattacggggaaaaattatatgccatggactctcgatgtagaaatgcatattgagtcattgggtctaagtgagaccataaaagaaaatgacatatcgacatcacaagaaaaggcaaaagccatgatatttttgcgtcgacatctcgacgatggattgaaatgtgaatatctaattgaaaaagatcccatggctttgtggaagggattaaaagaaagattcgaacatataagggaagttatacttccgaccgcccgagatgaatggaatacgttgagattccaagattttaaaaaagtcagtgactacaactcggcgatgtatagaataatctcgcaattgaaATTTTGTGGGCATGAGATTACTGAATTGGAAATgcttaaaaaaacattttccacttttcacgcatcgaatataactctacaacaacaatatagagtgcgtggattttcgagatattctgaacttatcgcctgtctccttgtggcggaaaagaataatgagctgttaatgagaaatcatcaggcacgatccactgtttcaacggcatttcctgaagtaaatgtcgtaaacaaaaatgaatttaaatctggaaaccaaaatcaaagttatagacaagattttggtcgaggacgaaatcgaggtcgtgaacgtggacgtggaagtggttgTGGCCGTggacgcggccgtggttttgaaaataatcgagatagttacttccataactcatctcaaaagagtgtcccaaaccatccacataaaaggcataatgaaaatatgagtgttaatgagaatcactcaaaaagatttgaaagttcttgtttcagatgtggtactccaggacattggtcccgtatttgtcgagcccctgagcacctttgtaaactttataaataatcaataaaggggaaagaaaaggagaccaacttcactgaacagaGTGAACCTTTGTGTGATTCAGCTCAATTTGATGCTGaagattttctgattgatttctcagacaatgatcaatttgctggtggaataaatatgtaaaatattttatgtacctgtatgataatgttttatcgtgtgatatatttttttacatatgtattgtattgtattttatttttataaatgtattgtcagtaattttatttcattgcatattttttttgaagttcaaacatggaaaatgctatgaacaaagctgaagtttgcatatccGATAGtagtacaacgcacactatcctccgaggtaaaagatatttcttggaactaaaaccaacaaaaacaatggtgaatacaatatctggtcctgtagacttgattaaaggatgtggtaaagcacaatttttgttacctaatggtacaaaatttttgatcaatgatgctttatattcaccacaatcgaaaagaaatttgttgagttttaatgatatatattcccatgggtatgatactcaaacaatgaatggagggaatgagaaatatatgtcacgccccgggacgggggttggttgacaccggcgttgctctcaa
This window of the Primulina tabacum isolate GXHZ01 chromosome 4, ASM2559414v2, whole genome shotgun sequence genome carries:
- the LOC142543531 gene encoding squamosa promoter-binding-like protein 6, translating into MEFVKPILPDIMRKLDLSDESVENLGYFTDDSTTKSFVSTSTNTLTSFGGFGSRFSTSATKADNQNLVLASFMNDNVGARKDRNTYQFDVENTVLCSLEHSVSAKRARTSNSLSLIPVCQVLECNKDLSSSKDYHKRHKVCDFHSKSSVVIVDGIQQRFCQQCSRFHLLREFDEGKRSCRKRLAGHNERRRKPQLDSHLGSSYLATDLSRKPFLFPNFLQVGFFGSEPMNHKFDLPLANSLLHKNVPFSVQEVSAESNSSSALSLLSSQSQNLSSNSADVSVNHPRIFLDNQHSTLHINKDSAESFSNSTLKSFTSSVFKSSNGVDQEIFPGVLDARVSIGLDTRQDILMQESKAPEGANTVDLLQLSFHLQRVEHQRYSTQVNLKNGHFRHTATT